Part of the Flavobacterium sp. KS-LB2 genome is shown below.
TATTCAATTGTTTATCTAATGCCAAAGCGCAAAGTGCGAATTTCCCTTTTTGTACTATCGAACCTAATATAGGTGTTGTAAATGTTCCGGATTCCAGAATAGAAAAACTAGAAGAATTAGTAAAGCCAGAGCGCGTGCAAATGGCTACTGTTGATATCGTTGATATTGCAGGATTGGTAAAAGGAGCCAGTAAAGGCGAAGGTTTAGGAAATCAGTTTCTAGGAAACATTAGAGAATGTAATGCTATTATTCACGTTTTACGTTGTTTTGATAACGACAATATTGTTCACGTTGACGGGAATGTAAATCCAATCCGTGACAAAGAAACTATTGACATTGAGTTGCAGTTGAAAGATTTGGAAAATGTTGAAAAACGTTTGGAAAAAGTTAAACGTGCGGCCAAAACTGGAAATAAAGAAGCAATTGTCGAAGAAGCATTGTTGAACAGAATTAGAGAGACTTTACTTCAAGCAAAATCAGCGAGAACTATTACTCCACAAAACAATGACGAAGGAGTTTTGATGGAAGGGTTCCAATTGATTACTGCAAAACCAGTATTGTACGTTTGTAACGTAGATGAAAATTCAGCGGTAAACGGAAACAAATATGTAGACCAAGTTCGTGAATTGGTAAAAGATGAAGATGCTGAGGTTATCGTACTTTCTGTAGGTGCTGAAGCTGATATCACCGAATTGGAAAGCTACGAAGAACGTCAGGTTTTCTTAGAAGATAT
Proteins encoded:
- the ychF gene encoding redox-regulated ATPase YchF, with protein sequence MKAGIVGLPNVGKSTLFNCLSNAKAQSANFPFCTIEPNIGVVNVPDSRIEKLEELVKPERVQMATVDIVDIAGLVKGASKGEGLGNQFLGNIRECNAIIHVLRCFDNDNIVHVDGNVNPIRDKETIDIELQLKDLENVEKRLEKVKRAAKTGNKEAIVEEALLNRIRETLLQAKSARTITPQNNDEGVLMEGFQLITAKPVLYVCNVDENSAVNGNKYVDQVRELVKDEDAEVIVLSVGAEADITELESYEERQVFLEDMGLQEPGASVLIRAAYKLLKQQTYFTAGVKEVRAWTINIGATAPQAAGVIHTDFEKGFIRAEVIAYEDFVQYGSEAKCKEAGKFKVEGKEYIVKDGDVMHFRFNV